In one Niveibacterium umoris genomic region, the following are encoded:
- the ybgC gene encoding tol-pal system-associated acyl-CoA thioesterase: protein MHRHQPPSHRFPVRVYYEDTDAAGVVYYANYLKFCERARTEWLRALGFEQQTLREERSLVFVVRTVEAEYLKSGVLDDALTVETSVAEIGRSRLVFAQSVMRGSERLFDCRVGVVCVDWNKRKPASVPPDIRALMTSHHETHSESHR, encoded by the coding sequence ATGCATCGACATCAGCCACCGTCACATCGCTTCCCGGTTCGTGTGTATTACGAAGACACGGATGCGGCCGGGGTCGTTTACTACGCCAACTACCTGAAGTTCTGCGAACGCGCCCGCACCGAATGGCTGCGCGCGCTCGGCTTCGAGCAGCAGACGCTGCGCGAGGAACGCAGCCTGGTGTTCGTTGTCCGTACGGTGGAAGCGGAATACCTGAAAAGCGGCGTGCTCGACGATGCGCTCACGGTTGAAACCTCGGTCGCGGAGATCGGGCGATCAAGGCTCGTCTTCGCGCAGTCGGTGATGCGCGGCAGCGAACGCCTGTTCGACTGCCGTGTCGGCGTCGTTTGCGTCGACTGGAACAAGCGCAAGCCAGCATCGGTGCCGCCTGACATCCGCGCGCTGATGACGTCCCACCATGAAACCCATTCGGAATCCCATCGATGA
- a CDS encoding DUF6445 family protein, with the protein MALHRVGRLPEAVQAYQTALRGAPDLHAASKYQGLALFQMGLREPGLAMMRRAAELLPDDPSAHFNLGQALCDIGRERDGYVALSHAATLEPENVDANRRAALLAERCGDRTSAITHWRAVVAAVPQSAEGWDELSRHYYFENRLEEAVDAHNRAIALAPSVLEQRRIGFADPDPACTPCVVPLPASAARHAGMQTREARDAFVAATGLTIIDDVLRHPLGYRVHALEQAFRPLAYAGQNFPGEQTRGNDPQEVMSVIASALGRRIKWISPDCGAYRLSYEGSTARTDIHVDNEDGENWDRFAAVLYLNPPGQEQGGTIFWRHRTTGWDRRMPDEAVRAAGFPSFKAFQERWLPNQTERAFNELAAAREDWEPTIELPMRNNRIVLYRGHFFHSLSNVFGTTPQDGRLVQLFFFELA; encoded by the coding sequence ATGGCACTGCATCGCGTCGGTCGCCTGCCCGAAGCCGTGCAGGCGTATCAGACGGCATTACGCGGCGCGCCGGATCTGCATGCGGCGAGCAAGTATCAGGGCCTTGCCCTCTTCCAGATGGGCCTGCGCGAGCCGGGTCTGGCGATGATGCGGCGCGCTGCGGAATTGCTGCCCGACGATCCATCGGCTCACTTCAACCTCGGCCAGGCGCTCTGCGACATCGGACGCGAGCGCGACGGCTACGTGGCGCTCTCGCATGCCGCCACGCTGGAACCCGAAAACGTCGACGCAAACCGCCGTGCGGCACTGCTGGCGGAACGGTGTGGCGATCGCACTTCAGCCATCACGCACTGGCGTGCGGTCGTAGCGGCCGTCCCACAGTCCGCTGAAGGCTGGGACGAACTCTCGCGCCATTACTACTTTGAAAACCGGCTGGAAGAAGCGGTGGATGCGCACAATCGCGCGATTGCCCTGGCTCCGTCGGTGCTCGAGCAGCGGCGGATCGGCTTTGCCGACCCCGACCCGGCGTGCACGCCCTGCGTCGTTCCGCTGCCGGCCAGCGCTGCGCGGCATGCAGGGATGCAGACGCGCGAGGCGCGCGACGCCTTCGTCGCGGCGACAGGCCTCACGATCATCGACGACGTGCTGCGGCATCCGCTCGGCTACCGGGTGCATGCGCTGGAGCAGGCGTTCCGTCCGCTCGCCTACGCCGGCCAGAACTTCCCGGGTGAGCAGACGCGCGGCAACGATCCGCAGGAAGTGATGTCCGTGATCGCCTCGGCGCTCGGACGACGCATCAAATGGATTTCGCCCGATTGCGGCGCCTACAGGCTGTCTTACGAGGGGTCGACCGCACGTACCGATATCCATGTCGACAACGAGGACGGCGAGAATTGGGACCGCTTTGCCGCGGTGCTCTACCTCAACCCGCCCGGCCAGGAACAGGGCGGCACGATATTCTGGCGCCATCGCACCACCGGCTGGGATCGCCGCATGCCCGACGAAGCGGTGCGCGCGGCTGGCTTTCCCTCGTTCAAGGCCTTCCAGGAACGCTGGCTCCCCAATCAGACCGAGCGTGCTTTCAACGAGCTTGCCGCCGCGCGTGAAGACTGGGAACCGACGATCGAACTGCCGATGCGGAACAACCGTATCGTGCTCTACCGTGGCCATTTCTTCCATTCGCTGTCGAATGTATTCGGCACGACCCCGCAGGACGGGCGCCTGGTTCAGCTGTTCTTCTTTGAATTGGCCTGA
- a CDS encoding DUF58 domain-containing protein — protein MLLPARALLLWVTALALGALAPAVFPATFIGWAAAAALLLLVAITDAAMAWWEHAPTASRTVERALPLGETSRVTLKLGWAARPRAVEVCDHAPAACEIEGLPVTTRLSAAQVTHITYRLRPTARGDHAFGPIALRVRSPLGLWQCQHRVPAESRVRVYPNFAVYSRHALLAADARSNASGVLKRRRRGQGLDFEQLREYREGDSPRQIDWRATSRIGRLISREYQDERDQRIVLMVDAGRRMGARDGALSHFDHALDTLLLLAWVGLRHGDAVGLQTLGGHHRALAPHKARSTLTRILDAVYDLQPTLEASDFESAAQQLLAREKKRALVVILTNLRDEDDDNLLAAARLLGSRHLVLVASLRERALDEAVVAPAVDLDSTALRGAALDYRARREACFQRLRQAGVLVLDSAPDTLAITTVNRYLAIKAEGRL, from the coding sequence ATGCTGCTGCCCGCCCGTGCGCTGTTGCTGTGGGTCACCGCCCTCGCGCTGGGCGCGCTCGCGCCCGCCGTGTTTCCAGCCACCTTTATTGGCTGGGCGGCCGCCGCAGCACTGCTGCTGCTCGTCGCAATCACGGACGCAGCAATGGCATGGTGGGAGCACGCACCGACCGCAAGCCGCACCGTCGAGCGCGCATTGCCGCTGGGCGAAACCTCGCGCGTCACGCTCAAACTCGGTTGGGCCGCGCGCCCGCGCGCCGTCGAGGTGTGCGATCACGCACCCGCAGCCTGCGAGATCGAAGGTCTGCCGGTGACCACCCGACTAAGCGCGGCTCAGGTCACGCACATCACTTACCGGTTGCGCCCGACGGCACGGGGCGACCACGCATTCGGCCCGATCGCACTGCGCGTGCGTTCTCCGCTGGGGCTGTGGCAGTGCCAGCACCGTGTGCCCGCGGAAAGCCGCGTCCGCGTGTATCCGAACTTCGCCGTTTACAGCCGCCACGCGCTGCTGGCCGCCGACGCACGCAGCAACGCGAGCGGTGTCCTCAAACGCCGGCGCCGTGGCCAGGGCCTCGACTTCGAACAGCTGCGCGAGTATCGCGAAGGCGATTCGCCACGCCAGATCGACTGGCGTGCGACCTCGCGGATCGGCCGGCTGATTTCACGCGAGTACCAGGACGAACGCGACCAGCGCATCGTGCTGATGGTCGATGCCGGGCGCCGTATGGGCGCCCGAGACGGCGCGCTGTCGCACTTCGACCACGCGCTCGACACCCTGCTGTTGCTGGCCTGGGTCGGGCTGCGGCACGGCGATGCAGTGGGGCTGCAGACCCTCGGCGGCCATCACCGCGCGCTGGCGCCACACAAGGCCCGCTCGACGCTGACGCGGATTCTCGACGCGGTGTATGACCTGCAACCGACACTCGAGGCGTCCGACTTCGAAAGCGCGGCGCAACAACTCCTGGCGCGCGAGAAGAAGCGTGCGCTGGTGGTGATCCTGACCAACCTGCGCGACGAGGATGACGACAACCTGCTTGCCGCGGCACGCCTGCTCGGGAGCCGTCACCTTGTGCTGGTGGCAAGCCTGCGCGAGCGCGCGCTCGATGAAGCCGTGGTTGCGCCAGCCGTCGACCTCGACAGCACGGCCTTGCGGGGCGCGGCGCTGGACTACCGTGCGCGTCGCGAAGCCTGCTTCCAGCGCCTGCGCCAGGCCGGGGTGCTGGTACTCGACAGCGCGCCGGACACTCTCGCAATTACAACAGTCAACCGCTATCTCGCCATAAAAGCCGAAGGTCGGCTCTGA
- a CDS encoding AAA family ATPase, giving the protein MTTPLSLSDAHTLAQALRNEVARVFIGQPQVVEETLCALFAGGHVLLEGVPGLGKTLLVKALAKTFDGSFSRIQFTPDLMPADVTGHTLYDGRTGQFLTRRGPVFANLLLADEINRAPAKTQAALLEVMQEGQVTIDGKAEAMPPPFIVLATQNPIEQEGTYALPEAQLDRFLLKVLIDYPAHADERALVAWATGGRVGDRLEVSAVQTIATTAQLSEIQRLAANLPVDDAVLDYAVRLTRATRDWPGIAIGSGPRGAIALVRAARGRALLAGHDYVLPDDIKAVAPSALRHRVLRSAEAEIEGIQVGDLLTDLLTRTDAPRS; this is encoded by the coding sequence ATGACCACACCGCTCTCCCTCAGCGACGCCCATACCCTTGCGCAGGCCCTGCGCAACGAGGTCGCGCGCGTCTTCATCGGCCAGCCGCAGGTGGTTGAAGAAACGCTGTGCGCGCTGTTCGCCGGTGGCCACGTCCTGCTCGAAGGCGTGCCGGGGCTCGGCAAGACGCTGCTGGTCAAGGCGCTCGCCAAGACTTTCGACGGCAGCTTCTCGCGCATCCAGTTCACACCGGATCTGATGCCGGCAGACGTGACCGGACACACGCTCTACGACGGCCGCACCGGGCAGTTCCTGACGCGCCGCGGGCCGGTCTTCGCCAACCTGCTGCTGGCCGATGAAATCAACCGTGCCCCCGCCAAGACGCAAGCCGCGTTGCTGGAAGTGATGCAGGAAGGGCAGGTGACGATTGATGGCAAGGCAGAAGCGATGCCGCCGCCCTTCATCGTGCTGGCGACGCAGAACCCGATCGAGCAGGAAGGCACCTACGCGCTGCCCGAAGCGCAGCTTGACCGCTTCCTGCTCAAGGTGCTGATCGACTACCCCGCCCATGCCGACGAGCGCGCTTTGGTGGCGTGGGCGACCGGCGGCCGCGTCGGTGACCGGCTGGAGGTGAGCGCCGTGCAAACCATCGCCACCACCGCGCAGCTGAGCGAGATCCAGCGCCTCGCCGCCAACTTACCGGTGGATGACGCCGTGCTCGACTATGCGGTGCGGCTGACCCGCGCAACCCGTGACTGGCCCGGCATCGCGATCGGCAGCGGGCCGCGCGGTGCGATCGCGTTGGTGCGCGCCGCGCGCGGCCGCGCGCTGCTCGCCGGCCATGACTATGTGCTGCCGGACGACATCAAGGCGGTGGCCCCGTCAGCGCTGCGCCACCGGGTGCTGCGTTCGGCCGAAGCGGAGATCGAGGGGATCCAGGTCGGCGATCTGCTCACCGATCTGCTGACCCGCACCGACGCCCCGCGCAGCTGA
- a CDS encoding DUF4350 domain-containing protein, translating to MSRDRHLMILLVVGLLLIGSAWLLPRLEWVEEDVPGRLSGEALRDSALAARRMVAALGYRTRTINDATQLAALPTQATLWVNQTLPDAAAGRASEQIAAWVRAGGHAVIAVPAPWQPKRLSEALGVRTLGQHTAKNGVVMALDGRTLQIGIRQCDVFTAPHPVIWSGSVRGYRPRADEDAQDNGESASDGQSHKPAGKQSNPHADTLATAVARYRVGAGLLTVLCDDRPMLNGAIGKDDNARFAATVLLDPSRDEVIFATQSEYPSLPRWLWQHASAALLTLAVLVALILWRAGTRFGAERPSPEASRPGLQLHLRGMAAFLLRQRQFGALLGGPRDELRRLLARLPGDADARLAEAAQRSGVPLATLRDALDSEARDTHDYQRKASVLARLADRLRTSRRSTARRKSR from the coding sequence ATGAGCCGCGACCGCCACCTGATGATCCTGCTTGTCGTCGGTTTGCTGCTGATCGGCAGCGCCTGGCTGTTGCCGCGCCTCGAATGGGTCGAAGAAGACGTGCCCGGACGCCTCAGCGGCGAAGCGCTGCGCGACAGCGCGCTCGCGGCGCGGCGCATGGTCGCGGCGCTGGGCTATCGCACCCGTACGATCAACGACGCCACACAGCTCGCCGCCTTGCCGACCCAGGCCACGCTGTGGGTCAACCAGACGCTCCCGGATGCCGCCGCCGGGCGCGCCAGTGAGCAGATCGCCGCCTGGGTGCGCGCCGGTGGCCACGCGGTGATCGCGGTGCCGGCGCCGTGGCAACCCAAGCGGCTGTCGGAAGCGCTCGGCGTCCGCACACTCGGGCAGCACACCGCGAAGAATGGCGTCGTGATGGCCCTGGACGGCCGCACGCTGCAGATCGGCATACGCCAGTGCGACGTATTCACCGCGCCGCACCCGGTGATCTGGTCAGGCTCGGTGCGTGGCTACCGCCCCCGTGCAGATGAAGACGCACAGGACAACGGCGAAAGTGCTTCCGATGGACAGAGCCACAAGCCGGCCGGCAAGCAATCCAACCCACATGCCGACACCCTTGCCACCGCGGTGGCCCGTTACCGCGTCGGGGCCGGCCTGCTCACCGTGCTGTGCGACGACCGTCCGATGCTCAATGGCGCGATCGGCAAGGACGATAACGCACGCTTTGCGGCCACCGTACTACTGGACCCGTCGCGCGACGAAGTCATCTTCGCCACGCAGTCTGAATACCCCTCACTGCCGCGCTGGCTGTGGCAGCACGCGAGCGCCGCCCTGCTCACGCTGGCCGTGCTGGTGGCGCTGATCCTGTGGCGCGCGGGCACCCGCTTCGGCGCAGAGCGGCCCAGCCCCGAGGCCTCGCGCCCCGGCTTGCAGCTGCACCTGCGCGGCATGGCCGCTTTCCTGCTGCGTCAGCGCCAGTTCGGCGCGCTGCTGGGCGGCCCGCGCGACGAGCTTCGCCGCCTGCTGGCGCGACTTCCGGGCGATGCCGACGCGCGCCTTGCCGAGGCGGCCCAACGCAGCGGCGTGCCGCTTGCCACGCTGCGCGACGCACTCGACAGCGAGGCCCGCGACACCCACGACTATCAGCGCAAGGCCAGCGTCCTTGCGCGCCTCGCCGACCGGCTGCGCACCTCACGCCGCAGTACCGCACGAAGGAAATCACGATGA
- a CDS encoding DUF4129 domain-containing protein, with product MRPEQLALTLRPRSGWEAIDLGVRLVQANARGVFASSFGVVLPVALLVIAIVGFALGAPDYANLLIWWLKPLYDRVILHRLSHAVFDERPSLRDTLRALPRLLRRSRLVPALLWRRFDPQRSVRLPIDQLEGLDTAQAKLRRQVISARIGGAGFGLMFCCVHFEYVLLFGLIALIESVLPEGVSLLEHVLPWLNTDSIGRIEPNPWLQAAMTLGYASMIAVVEPFYVAGGFSLYLKRRTDLEAWDLELLFRRLAAEGAHKVLAVLMAVACCVFAGVSGDARAEAPPSGDVRRNEAIAKAPAAIKDVLKSAEFGQPHKRSALRLRKEEEDKRDADAPWFRRWVEFWRGTGRWMAEALRVAGWIGIALAVAALLWQLARQLGLWRARRQPPPPPAEIAGLDIRPESLPDDVASAARALLAAGRHREALGLLYRAALSQLAHGERIPFDRGDTEGDCLMRVTRAGSASRAYFAQLTRQWQAVAYAHLVPSAADAEQLCAGWRRSFGGRA from the coding sequence ATGCGGCCTGAACAGCTGGCGCTGACGCTGCGGCCGCGCAGCGGCTGGGAGGCGATCGACCTCGGCGTGCGCCTGGTGCAGGCCAACGCGCGCGGGGTCTTCGCCAGCAGCTTCGGCGTCGTCCTGCCCGTCGCACTGCTCGTCATTGCCATAGTCGGTTTCGCCCTTGGCGCTCCGGACTACGCCAACCTGTTGATCTGGTGGCTCAAACCGCTTTACGACCGGGTCATCCTGCATCGCTTGTCGCACGCAGTCTTCGACGAACGCCCCAGCTTGCGAGACACTTTGCGCGCCTTGCCGCGCCTGCTGCGCCGCAGCCGCCTGGTGCCCGCGCTGCTGTGGCGACGCTTCGATCCGCAGCGCAGTGTGCGACTGCCGATCGATCAGCTCGAAGGGCTCGATACCGCACAAGCGAAGCTGCGGCGGCAAGTGATCTCGGCGCGCATCGGCGGCGCCGGCTTCGGGCTGATGTTCTGCTGTGTGCACTTCGAGTACGTCCTGCTGTTCGGGCTCATTGCACTGATCGAAAGCGTGCTGCCGGAAGGCGTGTCGCTCCTCGAACATGTGCTGCCCTGGCTGAACACCGACAGCATCGGGCGCATCGAACCGAACCCCTGGCTTCAGGCCGCGATGACGCTCGGCTACGCCAGCATGATCGCGGTGGTCGAGCCTTTCTACGTTGCCGGCGGTTTCTCGCTCTACCTGAAACGGCGCACCGACCTTGAGGCCTGGGACCTCGAACTGCTGTTCCGTCGCCTCGCCGCCGAGGGCGCGCACAAGGTGCTCGCCGTACTGATGGCCGTGGCCTGCTGCGTGTTTGCGGGCGTCAGTGGCGACGCAAGGGCGGAAGCCCCGCCGAGCGGCGACGTGCGTCGCAACGAAGCCATCGCAAAGGCGCCGGCCGCGATCAAGGACGTGCTCAAGTCGGCGGAGTTTGGGCAGCCGCACAAGCGCAGCGCCCTGCGCTTGCGCAAAGAGGAAGAGGACAAACGCGATGCGGATGCGCCCTGGTTCCGTCGCTGGGTGGAATTCTGGCGTGGCACCGGCCGCTGGATGGCCGAGGCGCTACGCGTAGCCGGCTGGATCGGCATCGCGCTCGCCGTCGCCGCGCTGCTGTGGCAACTGGCGCGCCAGCTCGGCCTCTGGCGCGCACGGCGGCAACCGCCACCACCGCCGGCGGAGATTGCCGGGCTCGATATCCGGCCAGAGTCGCTGCCCGATGATGTTGCGAGCGCCGCTCGCGCGCTGCTGGCGGCCGGTCGCCACCGCGAGGCACTTGGGCTGCTCTACCGCGCGGCCCTTTCGCAACTGGCACACGGCGAGCGCATCCCCTTCGATCGCGGCGACACCGAGGGCGACTGCCTGATGCGCGTCACCCGCGCCGGCAGCGCCTCGCGCGCCTACTTCGCGCAGCTCACCCGGCAGTGGCAGGCGGTCGCCTACGCGCATCTTGTGCCATCCGCCGCCGACGCCGAGCAACTCTGCGCAGGCTGGCGCCGCAGCTTCGGGGGCCGCGCATGA
- a CDS encoding stage II sporulation protein M → MRQEQFEARFASRWDEFDRWLTHARLPRRQRAKKPAPFGDEEMAPRYREICQHLALARARDYGPAVAERLHRLALEGHDCLYGTPGGSLRRFLAYLSGGFAREVRREWRVVLAALLAFAGPYLALMIVVRVFPDFAYIVLPAEQLGQFDVMYGPDAAELGTQRGARDDLTMFGFYIYNNIGIGFKTFASGLFAGVGTVLALLYNGVFMGTVDAHVVNLGHAQRFYSFVAGHSSFELTAIVLCGAAGLKLGASMLAPGDWSRGESLRRAARSVIGIVAGAAAMLVIAAAIEGFWSPRTLPLAIKLGVGLINWVLVIAYLLLAGRRDAA, encoded by the coding sequence GTGAGGCAGGAGCAATTCGAAGCGCGCTTCGCGTCGCGTTGGGATGAATTCGACCGCTGGCTCACGCACGCACGGCTGCCACGCCGCCAACGCGCCAAGAAGCCCGCCCCGTTCGGTGACGAAGAGATGGCGCCGCGCTACCGCGAGATCTGTCAGCACCTCGCGTTGGCACGCGCGCGCGATTACGGCCCGGCAGTGGCAGAACGCCTGCATCGCCTCGCCCTGGAAGGGCACGATTGCCTGTATGGCACGCCGGGCGGCAGCCTGCGCCGCTTCCTTGCCTACCTCTCGGGGGGATTCGCGCGTGAGGTACGGCGCGAGTGGCGCGTCGTGCTCGCAGCGCTGCTGGCCTTTGCCGGACCCTACCTTGCACTGATGATCGTGGTGCGGGTGTTTCCGGATTTCGCCTACATCGTGCTGCCGGCGGAACAGCTCGGTCAGTTCGACGTGATGTACGGCCCGGACGCCGCAGAACTCGGCACCCAGCGCGGCGCCCGCGACGACCTGACGATGTTCGGCTTCTACATCTACAACAACATCGGTATCGGCTTCAAAACCTTTGCCAGCGGCCTGTTCGCCGGCGTCGGCACGGTGCTGGCGCTGCTCTACAACGGCGTCTTCATGGGCACGGTGGATGCGCATGTGGTGAACCTGGGCCACGCGCAGCGTTTCTATTCCTTCGTCGCCGGCCACAGCAGTTTCGAGCTCACCGCGATCGTACTGTGCGGCGCGGCGGGTCTCAAGCTCGGCGCCTCGATGCTGGCGCCGGGCGACTGGTCGCGCGGCGAATCGCTGCGGCGCGCTGCGCGCAGCGTGATCGGCATCGTCGCCGGCGCGGCAGCGATGCTGGTGATCGCGGCCGCGATCGAAGGCTTCTGGTCGCCCCGCACGCTGCCGCTGGCGATCAAGCTCGGTGTGGGGCTGATCAACTGGGTGCTGGTGATTGCCTATCTGTTGCTGGCGGGGCGACGCGATGCGGCCTGA
- a CDS encoding RDD family protein, giving the protein MLDTVREVSTPELIALRLHCAGPVARALAWLVDAAIRVGIYIAIAIPAGILGKAGTGILLVGMFLIEWLYPVLFEVLGGGATPGKRALGLVVLNADGSPIGWGASLTRNLLRVVDFLPFLYALGLVSMLFTREFRRLGDIVADTVVTYRRSTPSLPVAPEAPRWRTRAPLSRIAQRAVLTFAERAPRLSPERAEELAELAPMLTDNAHGRQAVERLYGLSHHLAGRDQ; this is encoded by the coding sequence ATGCTCGACACGGTTCGCGAGGTTTCGACGCCCGAACTGATCGCCCTGCGCCTGCACTGCGCAGGGCCGGTTGCCCGGGCGCTCGCCTGGCTTGTGGACGCTGCGATCCGCGTCGGTATCTACATCGCGATTGCGATCCCCGCGGGCATTCTCGGCAAAGCCGGCACCGGCATCCTGCTGGTCGGCATGTTCCTGATCGAGTGGCTCTACCCGGTGCTGTTCGAGGTGCTCGGGGGCGGCGCAACGCCGGGCAAGCGCGCGCTGGGCCTGGTCGTGCTCAACGCCGATGGCAGCCCGATCGGCTGGGGCGCCTCGCTGACGCGCAACCTGCTGCGCGTGGTCGACTTCCTGCCCTTCCTGTACGCACTGGGACTGGTGTCGATGCTCTTCACCCGCGAGTTCCGGCGCCTTGGTGACATCGTCGCCGACACCGTGGTCACCTACCGGCGCAGCACGCCAAGCCTGCCGGTCGCCCCGGAAGCGCCACGCTGGCGCACGCGCGCGCCGCTGTCGCGCATCGCGCAGCGTGCGGTGCTGACCTTCGCCGAACGCGCCCCGCGCTTGTCGCCGGAACGCGCGGAAGAGCTCGCCGAACTCGCCCCGATGCTCACCGACAACGCCCATGGAAGGCAGGCAGTCGAAAGGCTTTACGGCCTTTCCCACCATCTGGCGGGACGCGACCAGTGA
- a CDS encoding BPSS1780 family membrane protein: protein MSAENPYSPPSATVQDAPATPDSRGFLPQGRKVDAGRGVAWITEAFSMVFAQLGTWVLLWLVMFVIMFILGVIPLLGVVSNVLMPVFTAGVIFAAARQDAGERVEVGDLFAGFREKFGPLALAGLLFLVAAVVIGGGIALILGLTVLGSVMAGGASAVARNIGIILLAFPLILVVLLAIYSLIWFAPALILRHDFQPVDAMKASFHVTLRNWPAVLVYGLVATVVVIIAAIPFGLGLLVAGPALLVSFYTAYRDLFLES from the coding sequence ATGTCTGCTGAAAATCCGTACTCCCCGCCCAGCGCAACGGTTCAGGACGCACCGGCCACGCCGGATTCGCGCGGATTCCTGCCGCAGGGGCGCAAGGTCGACGCCGGGCGCGGCGTGGCCTGGATCACCGAAGCCTTCTCGATGGTGTTCGCACAGCTGGGCACCTGGGTGCTGCTGTGGCTGGTGATGTTCGTGATCATGTTCATCCTTGGCGTCATTCCCTTGCTGGGCGTGGTCAGCAATGTGCTGATGCCGGTGTTCACCGCAGGCGTGATCTTCGCCGCCGCGCGCCAGGACGCCGGTGAGCGGGTGGAAGTCGGCGACCTGTTCGCGGGTTTCCGCGAAAAATTCGGCCCCCTCGCGCTGGCCGGCCTGCTGTTCCTCGTCGCAGCCGTAGTCATCGGCGGCGGAATTGCGCTGATTCTTGGCCTGACGGTACTCGGCTCGGTGATGGCCGGCGGCGCGAGCGCGGTCGCTCGTAACATCGGAATCATCCTGCTCGCATTCCCGCTGATCCTGGTGGTGCTCCTCGCGATCTACTCGCTGATCTGGTTTGCACCGGCGCTGATCCTGCGGCACGACTTCCAGCCCGTCGATGCAATGAAGGCCAGCTTCCACGTCACGCTGCGCAACTGGCCGGCGGTGCTGGTGTATGGCCTGGTTGCCACGGTGGTGGTCATCATCGCGGCGATCCCCTTCGGCCTGGGCCTGCTCGTCGCCGGACCAGCGCTGCTGGTGTCGTTCTACACCGCCTACCGCGACCTCTTCCTGGAGTCCTGA
- a CDS encoding BPSS1780 family membrane protein — MKWITEAFSMVFAQLGTWMLIGLVMFVMMFVLFTLGNVQLLGMLRTVLMPVFLAGVIYAAARQEGGERVRVGDLFAGFREKFAPLALVGLLWSFIGIVASQVLLELTGIKSFMAWGPGVGLGLILLAFLFLLLLAPSFYALMWLAPALVLRHDLSPVEAMKNSFRITLRNSRAVIHYVVVGAIVMLIALIPFGLGLLIAFPVLLVSLYTAYRDLFIEP; from the coding sequence GTGAAATGGATCACTGAAGCCTTCTCTATGGTGTTCGCGCAACTGGGCACCTGGATGCTGATTGGGCTGGTGATGTTTGTGATGATGTTTGTTCTATTCACGCTAGGCAACGTTCAATTGCTTGGCATGCTGAGAACCGTGTTGATGCCAGTGTTCCTGGCCGGAGTGATCTACGCTGCGGCACGCCAAGAGGGTGGCGAGCGGGTTAGAGTCGGCGATCTCTTCGCGGGTTTCCGCGAGAAATTCGCTCCGCTAGCGCTAGTCGGTCTGCTGTGGAGCTTCATAGGGATTGTCGCGTCTCAAGTTTTATTGGAGCTTACGGGTATCAAGTCATTCATGGCGTGGGGACCCGGTGTCGGACTCGGATTGATTCTGCTCGCCTTTCTTTTCCTCCTCCTCCTCGCGCCTTCGTTTTACGCCCTCATGTGGCTAGCGCCAGCATTGGTGCTGCGTCATGACTTGTCGCCGGTAGAGGCAATGAAGAACAGCTTCCGCATCACCTTGCGCAACTCGCGAGCCGTGATCCATTACGTTGTCGTTGGCGCCATCGTGATGCTCATTGCGCTGATCCCCTTCGGGCTTGGTCTGCTGATCGCATTCCCGGTGCTGCTCGTATCCTTGTACACCGCTTACCGCGACTTGTTCATCGAGCCCTGA